DNA sequence from the Manihot esculenta cultivar AM560-2 chromosome 11, M.esculenta_v8, whole genome shotgun sequence genome:
TTAACAATTATGATCGATATTtcaagtttaatttatttaattttataattatagaagtaattttctaaaaaatcacACATGCAATTTGTGGATTGGCAGGAGGATTCAACATTTTCTGCGAGGGGCAAGACTCTAACACATGATACTTGCATCTTCTCTTCATCTAAATGGTATAGAAtttgaaatgttttattatcaaaatgggagaaatatatataattaattaaaatttttttttctcaatattCATCATTACCTGTTTGATTAATGCTTAACTACCAACTTTGAAATTAAGTAACTGTCACCTCCTTATAAAATTGGGAGACTCCATTGGAATtgtgatttaaatattataaattatttttataattataataacatttttaattttaaatcgatttCAATAATTTCTACcaactcttttaattatttacttaattATCCATTGAGTTTGTAAacttttttccaaaaaaaatattttaaaaaaatcaattagtataattaattttcagaCTTATGCGTTGGTGGCGGGAGTCAGGGTTAAAGAGGAGAAAATATTAGGCTTCATACATTGACCAAGTAAGAAAATTAGAATTTAATGACACGGACAGCGAACCAAATGATGTAAGGCTGACatcataaatataattatttttcatttaatataaatttatttattttaataatgcaAAATCTTGTTACATTTTCCATGGCCCATCAGATTCAGACTAGGTATAAAGAAACCATTCTTACAAAACAAAGATCCATGTGTAAGCGGCACAAGACAAGCAggactttaaaataattaatcataACCTTAAAATTacacatattaatttttttcttatttaaaattacagaaATTGAATAGttggatttaaaattatattatagaaTAATTATGTTTGTAGTTGTAgactatttaataaaaaaatatattttaattatttcacatattatagaaaaaattaaatcattttttatatttaagaattttattagaacttatatataaatttattaatatatattttttaaaattaaaattaaataatacaaaataaattattttattaaaaaatattttaaatataaattattttccgtTTGTTTACAGATATTAAATTAAAGGGGGCTAAAGCATCCCGTTATGTTTGTTTATAGTCGCTGACAGAAGATGTCTATTGGGTCTTGGGCCCAAATCTCCATTGCCAAATTACAAACTAGAACCTTGTCCAGTACAGTTTTGACCCAGGCACGACCACCTACTtcaaaaatctttttttttttttttggccagTAAAAACCATGACGACAGTATTGGTCTAATAATTAATCGCCTGTGGAATGAAATGCTACTATtatttgaatattattttttctgtAATAAACTCATAATACAATGTGTTtcagatttttaaaataatttattaatttatttttctagtaattttaattgttaagtgttttactataatataaaaaaattattaattaattttttattttataaaaattttattaattaattttcttaatgaaattattttatattttttataatatttaatagttaaaattaataaataaattttaaagaattttaaagatatttttaaaattaataaattaagtaaTGAGCTGTTAAAAGAACCAAATgctaattcttaaaaaaaatgaaaatcacTATTTACCTAAATCAATTAgttgattttctattttaaatatgCATGGTGAATATTCCCATAACTGCCACCGTCGAATCATTCTCGTCTACTCCTTCCACACTTGGAGGAGTGATGTGGAGGCAACCACCATCCTCAACACCTCAGCCTTCACTATGTCTTCTCGCGCCAACGAAACCGCTCTCTTCTCCGATGTTTCCTTATTGTCTACTCTCAACCTCCGGGCTTCTCCATTCGTCGGTCGTGCCTTTGAAAGATCCGGTATAGTTCCCTTTTCTCCTTTATCCTTCTCATTTCCTGAAAGTGGAAAAGCGAGAAAATCTTAGCTTAAAAGACGGAAATTTGATGCATTAAATCTCTGTTTACAGGAAAATTCCGATTGAAGCAAATGCTAGGAGGCAATCATTTTAGGGAATGGATCGAATTTCACAAGAACACTGTTAAATTTTGCTGCACCCGACTTCATTCTTCTAGGTAAAGAGctaccttttttttatttttcattattaatctGCAGATTTTTTGGTATATCTTAttatgtttctttttgttttcttgtATAATTTTAACCATTCTAATTtgataagtttaaatttatgCATCTCTAATTAGTGCTGTAGCTTTAGGAATGGCAGTCCAACTCTTGTCTGTCTTCTCGGCGATAATCATTATGGAAATGTATTACGTTTGGAATTTTCTCTATTTCAATTGAAGTTTTATGTGTGCCTTATCAGggatatttttgttttattagtTGTTAAGATTTTCCTTTATTTCTTTCATAAATTTGTAGTGTTAATGTTGCAGGGTAAAGAAAGCTCATGATAAGTTCCACATTGATTGGGTACTTGGGGAAATGCTTCATATTACTTAGATAATCTTTTTATGCCTTTGAAACGGAATTAGGTCTggtctattttattaatatgataTCAAATCCAATCACAGACTCAATGTGCTTCAGATGTCTCGTCTTGCAAACTTCATACTCCAGAAATTAGGCATGGACGGGGGGGTGTGTTTTGAAGTTCTATTGGGAACTGCTTTATTTATGACTTGGACAGTCATCCTCACACAAGGTGCCTTTTAGTATGGAATTAggtttagtccattttatcaacAAACTGGCCTATTGGAATATTTAACCTAGTATGAACCCAATTTCTTGGTGCCTAGTCCCCTTTGCAGGTTTCAATCTTGTTGATTTTGTAAAAGTAGTAAGGTTGTAGTTATTTATTCTCTCACTGCAAAGTTGCTAGAGATGAGAGTATTTTCCTTATTGTCCTCTTATGCTAAGTGCAGCAATGAATTTGTAGGATTGCTTTCTTTTTCTGCTCATGTCAACTTTCAAGTATGTGCATTTCATATTTATTCACATTAGATAGGTTCCTTTTAAGGTGAGCTGTTAACACCATTACTTGAGCCTAATCTTGGAACAACTGCTGCTATGTGATAGCTTTTACTTTgtcattattttagttttatctttttgtgttTCATACCAggcttctatattttttattgggCCTTTCTTCTCCTCCTTAACCTCAAGAGTTTATAACAGCATGCAGAATGAACTAAAGCTACACTTTGTAGAGGGGTAGTTTTAATTGGATTAGTGTTATTAATATGGCAATTTGTTTGGAGCGTTCATTTCTTGAAACAGGAATAGCTATTTTTTGCTGTATGCCAACAACTTTATCAAGTGGAGTTGCACCTTGCACAAGTATGCATTTTTACTTCTTCTCATTGGCTTCTTGCCCTTTCATTTTGACTCAAAGTCAAATGTGTCTCCTGTATTCACTACCTAAAATATATATCCTCAATAAGGATGATTTTTACTGTGTTATGCATAATATCAGTGATGGTATTTCCCGTGTAATTGCAGATTGTTGGGGGGAATTCTGCTCTTGCTCTTGCAGCGACAGTGTTTTCCAATTTACAGCTGTTCTAACTCTAAGTTTAAAGTTGCTCTTAGAATGTCAGTGATTTTTATTCAGGAATTCATTAATTTTTGCATTTTATTAATTGCACACCAGTATTTCAATTTCTCTTGACTTACCATATTACATGCTTGTTTAATTGGAATTCTCCTTGTGTAGACAGCCTCCTTTCATGCAAATGAACTTCATTATTTCTGGATTAGATATACATGCTGCCTTTACCATTCATTTATATATTCCTGTGTTTCATATTGTTCTAATCTGCAAAATAGTATGCTCATGGTGGTTTGATGCCATACATGCCTTTTTGGATCTCAAGGATTTTATCTGATGGGCTTGGTGTATCCATTCCAACTTGATAGCTATTTTGGAGTCTAATTTTCAATATTCTTTTTCCTTTGGTTTTGGGAAAAGTTCCTTCCTTGCCTTTGGTAATTTAATAATCCTCATTTTGGACATATTCTCCATACTTATATACTAAGGATGAAGTAGTTATATTGATTGGTTGTTTAGTAGATTATAAATCTATTTCTTCTTGATGATTAACAATATATGTACCCTTAAGTTTTGGGAATAACAACtcagtctctctctctctctctctctactaaATTGCATAAGACGATATGTTTTGAGTTTTTAAGGTTTTTCTTCTCTTTACTTTAATGATTGACATTATATACCATGGCAGTTAGAACATCATGTTTATTTAAACAAGTTCTTTTATCTTCCTTAGAATGGCAACGAGCAGACATTCTAGTTCATCCTTTTAAGTTAATCTGTtctaaaaaattgatttttttttcttttacttcaTCTCTTTGAAGCATTTTATTTGTAAGCTTGGTATTATTAAGTATCATCAACAAAAATTGGAAAGTTGTCAAATAGAATACGAAAGTTTTAgataaatgatattttattgAAGTTTTTCCGACGAAACTGTTTAGGTCTTCCAAACTATGAAAAAGTGGTTCAATAGGGGCACGAAAGtctatttgattatttttatcaACTCTGAACTCTCATTTTGACTTCAAAACTTATTAAACTATGTACTCTCAATTGGACTTTAAAACTCTTAAGCAATGTATTTAGAGGTAAACAAATATTGTTGAAACTTCTaaaggagatggagatggaATGGAAGTATTTTGACCAACATATTGGTAGTATTTCCATACAAGATTGATGATTCCAAGCATTCTGTAATAACCAAGCTATTACTGTAGCAATGTTAGAAACTGCATCATGTCTTTTGCAGTTCTGCTATTGTCTGAGCCATTTGCAATACAGGCTGTGATTACAAATTGCAGAAAGGCTCTTACTTTCCATTAGTTCAAGAACGAATTTCATAAAAGTTTGAGTAGACATGCAGGGGAACCACAACAGTGGAATTATTTCTCTCAATCTTATTGGTATGCAAGATGATGTTCAATGATTAGATGTAGATAGTGGATGATTTGTGATGTCTATCATATTCTTGAGAGCAGATGCTTTATGATTTCTAGTGGTTCTTCCTTTTGTTTATAGTTAACTGGATTATAGTGATGTTGAAAAAGTTCTAATAAGATATCTGTTGGAAATTACCATTTCATCATTGTTATCCGTGtcttctttctttcattttttttgaaGGATTTTTATGCGCTCCTTCAGTAacccttcctttttttttctctgtgtAATTAGTTGGATTCTCTTCCTTGCTCCCTTATAAGTATGCctttcatatttaataatagaAGATAGGCCACCTTCctcaattgaaaattaaataaataaataaattaaatgaatgaaaagaaccAGAGAATACCCACCTGCTTTGTTAGATAGTTAACTGAAGCTGCATCTGCTCATAGTTGTGAAAGGTGAGCCTCATGGGTGTGGAACATGCACTTACACTGTAAGTGTACATATGGCATTCTTGACCTAAAGgttaaggattttttttttccttttcctaaataataatgaattttttttctatttatctgATGTGGCATGATCCAACGACAAATGTATGTTCAGGTAATACATGGAatagttataattatttatgcACTTCAAATGTTTGTATTTGATTAAAACTGTCCTATACGTTTGGCACATAGgttgataaaaattaaacaattccTCAGTAGCTAGTACAACCCTCTTTAGCCTAGTAAGTTTTTTATCCTTCTGTGGTTCTTCACATACTaatatttgaaagaaaaatGCAATAGCTGTTTATCCTCTTTGTTTGCGTAAATTCAAATGCAGAATATATTACCCTATTAatatgttagttgagattaGTTAGTAACATGTCAGACCTTCGTATTGTTTAGTTTTTGGCAACTGTAATTTATGCTCATTGAACAGTATCGGTTATTTATATGATATGGGTAGCTTGTGTTTGTGGGACCCATATTGAgatcataatttaatttgtattaaaaaaaatagtactGCAAATGTATTGTTGGATTTCTTACTAGACTAAATTAAAGGATACTttaactcttcttttttttcctgtAATTATTCATTCTCTTCATTGTTCCACACCCAATGGATTCAAGTTAGTATACCTATACTCTTGATCTCAGTGGTTAAGACACAAGTGTCCATTGAAGCTACCTCAAGCCAGGGGTAAGAGGGATCAATTGAACCCtcttttaactaaaaaattctTACATATGTACACATACTTGTTTAAATGGACCCCTGATAGATTTAGTTTTGAACcctctttttaataaaatttagaatcaAATAAGGATAATAGTATTTCTCAACTTATTTAATGGTTAATATTAATTGGTGAATGGCTTTAGTTATGTGTAGAGAATGCATTTAATAGCATA
Encoded proteins:
- the LOC110627182 gene encoding uncharacterized protein LOC110627182 isoform X2, with amino-acid sequence MHGEYSHNCHRRIILVYSFHTWRSDVEATTILNTSAFTMSSRANETALFSDVSLLSTLNLRASPFVGRAFERSGKFRLKQMLGGNHFREWIEFHKNTVKFCCTRLHSSRNSYFLLYANNFIKWSCTLHKLLGGILLLLLQRQCFPIYSCSNSKFKVALRMLRQKSDLRC
- the LOC110627182 gene encoding uncharacterized protein LOC110627182 isoform X3; translation: MHGEYSHNCHRRIILVYSFHTWRSDVEATTILNTSAFTMSSRANETALFSDVSLLSTLNLRASPFVGRAFERSGKFRLKQMLGGNHFREWIEFHKNTVKFCCTRLHSSRLLGGILLLLLQRQCFPIYSCSNSKFKVALRMLRQKSDLRC
- the LOC110627182 gene encoding uncharacterized protein LOC110627182 isoform X1: MHGEYSHNCHRRIILVYSFHTWRSDVEATTILNTSAFTMSSRANETALFSDVSLLSTLNLRASPFVGRAFERSGKFRLKQMLGGNHFREWIEFHKNTVKFCCTRLHSSRNSYFLLYANNFIKWSCTLHKLLGGILLLLLQRQCFPIYSCSNSKFKVALRMSVIFIQEFINFCILLIAHQYFNFS